The following are from one region of the Nocardia terpenica genome:
- a CDS encoding dienelactone hydrolase family protein: MDQRIEWTDRRIADGGVVEQGFRLTRETHVVPGALWLPSTPHASPPALVLLGHGGSGHKRSERVGALAHRFASRGGLAALAIDGPYHGERVPRPMSAAEYQARIAAEGIDAVLDRMTADWLSSIRALGISGIVDVDHLAYLGMSMGTRLGIPVAAALDGRLRCVVLGKFGFRQGPALHEGLRATERLAAEARRISAPTLLHLQWDDELFPRDGQLAFFDALGARDKQLIGYVGSHAEANPDAVSRWCDFVCRHLLSEAVVDCDHAV; this comes from the coding sequence ATGGACCAACGAATCGAGTGGACGGATCGGCGCATCGCCGACGGTGGTGTAGTGGAACAGGGATTCCGCCTGACCCGAGAAACCCATGTAGTTCCGGGAGCCCTTTGGCTCCCTTCCACCCCACACGCATCACCTCCCGCCCTGGTCCTGCTCGGGCACGGCGGAAGCGGGCACAAGAGAAGCGAACGAGTCGGCGCCCTGGCTCATCGGTTCGCCTCCCGCGGTGGTCTCGCCGCCCTCGCGATAGACGGCCCCTACCACGGCGAACGCGTTCCCCGGCCGATGTCGGCCGCGGAATACCAGGCCCGCATCGCCGCAGAAGGGATCGATGCCGTCCTCGACCGCATGACGGCCGACTGGCTGTCATCGATTCGCGCCCTCGGTATTTCGGGCATTGTGGATGTCGACCACCTCGCCTATCTGGGAATGTCCATGGGGACAAGACTCGGTATCCCGGTGGCGGCGGCCCTGGACGGTCGGCTCCGCTGTGTGGTCCTCGGCAAGTTCGGTTTCCGGCAGGGACCCGCCCTGCACGAAGGTCTGCGCGCGACGGAACGTCTCGCCGCCGAGGCCCGACGAATCTCCGCTCCAACGCTGCTTCACCTGCAATGGGACGACGAGTTGTTTCCCAGGGACGGTCAACTGGCCTTCTTCGATGCCCTGGGGGCGCGGGACAAGCAACTGATCGGCTATGTGGGCTCTCATGCCGAAGCGAATCCTGATGCGGTGAGCCGCTGGTGCGATTTCGTTTGTCGCCACCTGCTTTCAGAGGCGGTCGTAGATTGTGATCATGCGGTTTAG
- a CDS encoding DUF2087 domain-containing protein has product MPSVRNRVLREMVLSHIARTCFEPDVVYTEPQVNGRLAGVFDDHVALRRYLVETGRLDRTRDGARYWVPGTVDHGEG; this is encoded by the coding sequence ATGCCGTCGGTGCGGAATCGGGTGTTGCGGGAGATGGTGCTCAGCCATATTGCTCGTACTTGTTTCGAGCCGGATGTGGTTTATACCGAGCCGCAGGTCAATGGGAGGCTGGCGGGGGTGTTCGATGATCACGTTGCGTTGCGGCGGTATCTGGTCGAGACGGGGCGGCTGGATCGGACTCGTGACGGTGCCCGGTACTGGGTGCCTGGGACCGTGGATCACGGTGAGGGGTAG